A single window of Selenomonas sputigena DNA harbors:
- a CDS encoding small basic family protein, with protein sequence MILPVLGLLVGVAVGMLSPITVPLAYAKLSSVALLASLDSVFGGLRAASENHFDNAVFISGFFMNALMAAFLVYIGDRLGIDLYYVALLAFGLRVFQNLAILRRHFFEKHN encoded by the coding sequence ATGATCCTGCCCGTTCTCGGACTTCTCGTCGGCGTCGCCGTCGGCATGCTCTCGCCGATCACTGTGCCGCTCGCCTACGCGAAGCTTTCCTCCGTCGCCTTGCTCGCCTCGCTCGATTCCGTTTTCGGCGGCCTGCGGGCGGCGTCGGAAAACCACTTCGACAATGCCGTATTCATCTCGGGCTTCTTTATGAACGCTCTCATGGCCGCCTTTCTCGTCTACATCGGCGATCGGCTCGGCATCGACCTCTACTATGTGGCGCTCTTGGCGTTCGGCTTGCGTGTCTTCCAGAATCTGGCGATTCTGCGCCGTCATTTCTTCGAAAAGCATAATTAG
- a CDS encoding ABC transporter ATP-binding protein, translating to MIRLEGVTKSFASHEVLHPLDLCVKDGETLAVIGGSGSGKSTLLRLIIGLIRPTSGRIWIDDAEISQMTENELDRVRLRMGMVFQYSALFDSMTVGENVAFGLREHKRLKEAEIVRIVREKLHLVGLDGSERMMPGELSGGMKKRVSLARAIAIDPSIILYDEPSSGLDPLTSAKIDDLIIETQRKLGVTSVVVTHDMASACRIADRIAMLHKGSLIALDTVEGFRKLEDPRVRAFFRAVETEEKEAGL from the coding sequence ATGATACGGCTGGAAGGTGTGACGAAGAGCTTCGCTTCCCATGAGGTGCTGCACCCTCTCGATCTCTGCGTCAAAGACGGTGAGACGCTCGCCGTCATCGGCGGCTCGGGCTCGGGAAAGAGCACGCTCCTTCGGCTCATCATCGGGCTGATCCGCCCGACCTCGGGCAGGATTTGGATCGATGACGCCGAAATCTCACAGATGACGGAAAACGAGCTTGACCGGGTGCGCCTGAGGATGGGCATGGTCTTCCAGTATTCGGCGCTCTTCGACTCCATGACCGTAGGGGAGAACGTCGCCTTCGGGCTTCGCGAGCACAAGCGTCTCAAGGAGGCGGAGATCGTGCGCATTGTGCGCGAGAAGCTGCATCTCGTCGGTCTCGACGGCAGCGAGCGCATGATGCCGGGGGAACTGTCGGGCGGCATGAAGAAGCGCGTGAGCTTGGCGCGCGCCATCGCCATCGACCCGTCCATCATCCTCTACGATGAGCCGAGTTCGGGACTCGATCCCCTGACGTCGGCGAAGATCGACGACCTCATCATCGAGACGCAGAGGAAGCTTGGCGTGACGAGCGTCGTCGTGACGCATGACATGGCGAGCGCCTGCCGCATCGCCGACCGCATCGCCATGCTGCACAAGGGATCGCTCATTGCACTCGATACGGTCGAAGGGTTCAGAAAGCTCGAAGATCCGCGCGTCCGCGCGTTTTTTCGCGCGGTGGAGACGGAAGAGAAGGAGGCGGGTTTATGA
- a CDS encoding D-alanine--D-alanine ligase, producing MKQGKIVVVMGGPSSEAEVSRRTGAAIVSALESKGYAVEGMELDPPHFAEAIRKSDCAIVFNALHGRYGEDGVLQGTLDMLGIPYTGSGVLAAAVTMDKVMSKRVFLGAGISTPRSETFHRFEFDRELPSRIRKAFSLPVVIKASSQGSSIGVAIVEKEEELEAALKNAFRYDEEVLVEEFIRGKELTVAVWGDAREAQAFPVIEITTVSGRYDYASKYTKGASTHIIPARIPLDVTERVQQLAVDAFRACGCRGVARADMMLGEDMTPYVIEINSMPGMTETSLVPDAGRAMGVEFPELCERILEMAGYEK from the coding sequence ATGAAGCAGGGAAAGATCGTCGTCGTCATGGGCGGGCCGTCGAGCGAGGCGGAAGTCTCGCGCCGCACGGGAGCCGCCATCGTCAGCGCCTTGGAGTCGAAGGGCTATGCAGTCGAGGGCATGGAACTCGATCCGCCGCACTTTGCCGAGGCGATAAGAAAGAGCGATTGCGCCATCGTCTTCAACGCGCTGCATGGCAGGTACGGCGAGGACGGCGTGCTGCAGGGCACGCTCGACATGCTCGGCATCCCCTATACGGGTTCGGGCGTCCTCGCCGCCGCCGTCACGATGGACAAGGTCATGTCAAAGCGCGTGTTCCTCGGCGCCGGCATCTCGACGCCGCGCTCCGAGACGTTTCATCGCTTTGAGTTTGACAGAGAGCTTCCCTCACGCATCCGAAAGGCTTTCTCCCTGCCCGTCGTCATCAAGGCGTCGTCGCAGGGATCGAGCATCGGCGTTGCCATCGTCGAAAAGGAGGAGGAGCTTGAGGCGGCGCTCAAGAACGCCTTCCGCTACGACGAGGAAGTGCTCGTCGAGGAGTTCATTCGCGGCAAGGAGCTGACCGTCGCCGTCTGGGGTGACGCGAGAGAAGCGCAGGCCTTTCCCGTCATTGAAATCACGACCGTTTCGGGACGCTACGACTACGCGAGCAAGTACACGAAGGGCGCTTCGACGCACATCATTCCCGCACGCATCCCTTTAGATGTGACGGAGCGCGTGCAGCAGCTCGCCGTCGACGCTTTCCGCGCCTGCGGCTGCCGCGGCGTGGCGCGTGCCGACATGATGCTCGGCGAGGATATGACGCCCTATGTGATCGAGATCAACTCGATGCCCGGCATGACAGAGACCTCGCTCGTGCCCGATGCGGGACGCGCCATGGGCGTCGAGTTCCCCGAACTCTGCGAAAGGATTTTGGAAATGGCAGGGTACGAGAAGTAA
- a CDS encoding MlaE family ABC transporter permease — MTRLLEKIGSFVLERFEWVGSVILLLAAALKEMRRPLRFRHVFAQMSHLGVDSLAIVSLTMLFTGMVMTLQVAHEFIRFGAQSTIGGVIAIAVGRELGPVLVGVVCAGRVGSAITAEISTMKVTEQIDALRVMATSPIGYLVVPRMIACMCMVPLLTVFGDVIGVFGGWFVAVHYAGIASYTFTNSIHVFAVPHDVTGGLIKAAVFGVVIAVLGAWYGLHAPEGAEGVGRATTKSVVAAIVCIFFLNVFLSFLLY; from the coding sequence ATGACGCGGCTGTTGGAGAAAATCGGTTCGTTCGTGCTCGAAAGATTCGAGTGGGTTGGCTCCGTCATTTTGCTCCTTGCCGCCGCCCTCAAAGAGATGCGCCGCCCCTTGCGCTTCCGACACGTCTTCGCGCAGATGTCGCATCTCGGCGTAGACTCACTCGCTATCGTCTCTCTGACGATGCTTTTCACGGGCATGGTCATGACCCTGCAGGTCGCGCATGAGTTCATCCGCTTCGGCGCGCAGTCGACGATCGGCGGCGTCATAGCCATCGCCGTCGGGCGCGAACTTGGCCCCGTGCTCGTCGGCGTCGTCTGCGCAGGGCGCGTGGGGTCTGCCATCACGGCGGAGATCAGCACGATGAAGGTCACGGAGCAGATCGACGCCCTGCGCGTCATGGCGACGAGTCCCATCGGCTACCTCGTCGTGCCGCGCATGATCGCGTGCATGTGCATGGTGCCGCTCCTGACGGTCTTCGGCGATGTCATCGGCGTCTTCGGCGGCTGGTTCGTCGCTGTGCACTATGCGGGCATCGCCTCCTATACCTTCACGAACTCCATCCATGTCTTTGCTGTGCCGCACGATGTCACGGGCGGACTCATCAAGGCGGCGGTGTTCGGCGTCGTCATCGCCGTCCTCGGCGCATGGTACGGGCTTCATGCGCCCGAAGGGGCGGAGGGCGTGGGACGCGCCACGACGAAGAGCGTCGTGGCGGCGATCGTCTGCATTTTCTTTTTGAATGTGTTCCTGTCGTTCTTGCTTTATTGA
- the ftsZ gene encoding cell division protein FtsZ yields the protein MFELDDMGLDQFAKIKVIGVGGGGSNAVNRMISAGLQGVEFIAVNTDAQALLHAMAPKRIQIGEKLTRGLGAGARPEIGEQAAEESRDDILQSLQGADMVFVTAGMGGGTGTGAAPVVAECAREIGALTVGVVTRPFTFEGRLRQKKAEAGIDKLQQHVDTIITIPNDRLLQVVDKKTSITDAFSFADDVLRQGVKGISDLIAVPGLINLDFADVKSIMSNAGSALMGIGEATGENAAVAAAKYAIESPLLETSIEGAHGVLLNISSSAENLSMYEVNEASSTIQEAVNVDANIIFGASLDETLGDTVRVTVIATGFDNDTVGIQRPAATAAQGKPAQPGAKPVPQADTPLPKAPSFSNFDIPEWMNRKRD from the coding sequence GTGTTTGAATTGGATGATATGGGTTTGGACCAGTTCGCCAAGATCAAGGTCATTGGCGTGGGAGGCGGCGGCAGCAATGCTGTGAACCGCATGATTTCAGCGGGATTGCAGGGCGTGGAGTTTATCGCTGTCAACACGGACGCGCAGGCTCTTTTGCACGCGATGGCGCCGAAACGCATCCAGATCGGCGAGAAACTTACGCGCGGCCTCGGTGCGGGTGCGCGTCCTGAGATCGGCGAGCAGGCGGCGGAGGAGAGCCGCGATGACATCCTGCAGTCGCTGCAGGGCGCGGACATGGTCTTCGTGACCGCCGGCATGGGCGGCGGCACGGGCACGGGAGCGGCGCCCGTCGTCGCTGAGTGTGCGCGTGAGATCGGCGCTCTGACCGTCGGGGTCGTCACACGCCCCTTCACGTTTGAAGGACGTCTGCGCCAGAAGAAGGCGGAGGCGGGCATCGATAAGCTGCAGCAGCACGTCGACACGATCATCACGATTCCGAATGACCGCCTGCTGCAGGTCGTCGACAAGAAGACCTCGATCACGGATGCGTTCAGCTTCGCCGACGACGTCCTGCGCCAGGGCGTCAAGGGCATTTCCGACCTCATCGCTGTGCCGGGGCTGATCAACCTCGACTTCGCTGACGTCAAGTCCATCATGAGCAATGCAGGTTCGGCGCTCATGGGCATCGGCGAGGCGACGGGCGAGAACGCCGCAGTCGCCGCCGCCAAGTACGCGATCGAGTCGCCGCTCTTGGAGACGAGCATCGAAGGGGCGCACGGCGTTCTCCTCAATATCTCCAGCTCGGCGGAGAACCTCAGCATGTACGAAGTCAACGAAGCCTCGTCGACGATTCAGGAGGCCGTCAACGTCGATGCGAACATCATCTTCGGCGCTTCCCTCGACGAAACGCTCGGCGATACCGTGCGCGTGACCGTCATCGCGACGGGATTTGACAACGATACGGTAGGCATCCAGCGTCCCGCTGCGACGGCTGCCCAGGGAAAGCCCGCGCAGCCCGGCGCAAAGCCCGTCCCCCAGGCCGACACGCCGCTGCCGAAGGCGCCGAGCTTCAGCAACTTCGACATCCCCGAATGGATGAATCGAAAGCGCGACTGA
- a CDS encoding phosphodiester glycosidase family protein codes for MRKMALSLALALAVALGTDAVSFAALPQTQARVQVQQQAAKTLTGVRFGTSDERERVVFDLTTLPAYEVHTENDGQRIVLFLAGARSQAVQPEISGSMVENVRVSAVPQGVKVVIDLAAPASYEVKTLANPTRLFIDVQKEYEVVSEETPAPGLKLSTLKRLDARGRLTGWVLEADPARYRVVPVLAKGAVPGRATVSAMSDMAEAAAAINASYFAPSGEILGLLKLDGTIVGTTYFRRSAVGFAADGRTYFGPVDYSGTVTLGKRSWPVGGVDAERGEDSLVIYNHYYGSTTRTNEYGQEYIVRGGRVAAVNLSDSPIPKDGLVISVHGKAKDAFAQVKVGDAVRVEEAIGAPWESLPTVIGAGPMLVKDGIAHVTAEEEEFPPDIARGRAPRTAFGVTAAGHYLLAVVDGRQSHSIGCTLQEMAEFMLQFGAVQAINFDGGGSSALVVGGELENSPSDGQERAVGSALALLPR; via the coding sequence ATGAGGAAGATGGCGCTGAGTCTGGCTTTGGCTCTGGCGGTGGCCTTGGGAACAGATGCCGTTTCTTTTGCGGCACTGCCGCAAACGCAGGCTCGTGTGCAGGTGCAGCAGCAAGCGGCGAAGACGCTGACGGGCGTGCGCTTTGGTACGAGCGACGAGCGTGAGCGCGTCGTCTTCGACTTGACGACGCTGCCCGCCTACGAAGTCCATACGGAAAACGACGGACAGAGGATCGTGCTTTTCCTTGCGGGCGCACGCAGTCAGGCCGTGCAGCCGGAGATTTCGGGCAGCATGGTCGAGAACGTGCGTGTATCGGCCGTGCCGCAGGGCGTCAAGGTCGTCATCGATCTTGCGGCGCCGGCATCTTACGAGGTCAAGACGCTGGCGAACCCGACGCGCCTCTTCATCGATGTACAGAAAGAGTATGAGGTCGTTTCTGAGGAGACGCCTGCGCCCGGTTTGAAGCTCTCGACGCTCAAGAGGCTCGACGCTCGCGGCCGCCTGACGGGATGGGTGCTGGAGGCTGATCCTGCTCGCTACCGCGTTGTGCCTGTACTCGCCAAGGGAGCTGTGCCAGGACGCGCCACGGTCAGCGCGATGTCGGATATGGCAGAAGCCGCCGCGGCGATCAATGCATCCTACTTTGCACCGAGCGGCGAGATCCTTGGCCTTTTGAAGCTGGACGGCACGATCGTCGGCACGACGTACTTTCGGCGCAGCGCCGTGGGGTTTGCCGCTGACGGCAGGACATATTTCGGCCCTGTCGATTACAGCGGAACGGTGACGCTCGGCAAGAGAAGCTGGCCCGTGGGCGGCGTCGATGCGGAGCGCGGCGAGGACAGTCTCGTGATTTACAATCATTACTATGGCTCGACGACGCGCACGAATGAATATGGACAGGAGTACATTGTTCGAGGCGGCAGGGTCGCTGCGGTCAACTTGTCGGACAGCCCAATTCCGAAAGACGGCCTCGTCATCTCAGTGCACGGCAAGGCGAAGGACGCCTTCGCCCAAGTGAAGGTCGGCGACGCCGTACGTGTGGAGGAGGCGATCGGTGCGCCTTGGGAGAGCCTGCCGACAGTCATTGGCGCAGGCCCGATGCTTGTCAAGGACGGCATCGCTCATGTGACGGCGGAGGAGGAGGAATTTCCGCCCGACATCGCACGCGGCCGTGCGCCGCGCACGGCGTTCGGCGTGACGGCGGCCGGGCATTACCTGCTCGCTGTCGTTGACGGACGCCAGTCGCACAGCATTGGCTGCACGCTGCAGGAGATGGCGGAGTTCATGCTGCAGTTCGGCGCCGTTCAGGCGATCAACTTCGATGGCGGCGGTTCGAGTGCGCTCGTCGTCGGTGGCGAACTCGAAAACAGTCCGTCCGACGGGCAGGAGCGCGCCGTCGGCTCGGCGCTCGCGCTCTTGCCGCGCTGA
- a CDS encoding N-acetyltransferase, which yields MLGTPIVNLLDLIEGGEEEALNNILVEFSCPCNKDVENFLKEKAVAFSKQRIAATYLVFKQYKGEDVVVGYFSIAQKYFHIDLKRGALSKTLRKRINKFAVWEESLHRYIVSAILIGQLGKNYAHGYDRLIRGDELLAIACDKAAQIQRISSGKVVYLECEEKPALVEFYERNGFHAFGRRMLDRDESDVLEGGCLVQLFRYL from the coding sequence ATGCTCGGTACACCGATTGTCAATTTGCTGGATTTGATCGAGGGCGGCGAAGAAGAGGCGCTCAACAACATCCTCGTGGAGTTTTCATGTCCCTGCAATAAAGATGTGGAGAACTTTCTCAAGGAAAAGGCGGTTGCTTTTTCAAAGCAGAGAATAGCCGCCACATATCTTGTCTTTAAGCAATATAAAGGCGAAGATGTTGTGGTCGGCTATTTTTCTATCGCACAGAAGTATTTTCATATTGACTTGAAACGAGGGGCATTGAGCAAGACTTTGCGAAAAAGGATCAACAAGTTTGCCGTATGGGAAGAGTCGCTGCATAGATATATCGTTTCCGCCATCTTGATCGGACAGCTAGGGAAGAATTATGCGCATGGTTACGATAGACTGATTCGCGGCGATGAGCTTCTGGCGATCGCCTGTGACAAGGCGGCGCAGATTCAGCGTATATCCAGCGGAAAGGTCGTGTATTTGGAGTGTGAGGAAAAGCCTGCCCTCGTAGAATTTTATGAACGCAATGGGTTTCATGCTTTTGGCAGACGTATGCTCGACAGGGATGAGTCAGATGTTTTGGAAGGCGGCTGCCTGGTGCAGTTGTTTAGATATTTATGA
- a CDS encoding DUF881 domain-containing protein, whose product MINFKQGRWSIAFVCMVLGFMLAVQFRATEDMRQSVSQQRVEELATRLLETEKERDRLQEELKDTKDAASEGPSNDYQRMKGGFTALAGPGVIVTLDDSKATSKAGENPNLYLIHDDDLLRVINELRAAGAEAVSINGQRLTGTSEIRCAGPTLSVNNVRSAPPYKIHAIGDPDSLEKSIKMRGGVEDTLKVWGIQIDVKKEEHVEVPAYKGAASFKYAKAIETLSDEKEGAR is encoded by the coding sequence ATGATCAATTTCAAGCAGGGGCGGTGGTCCATCGCCTTTGTCTGCATGGTGCTGGGCTTCATGCTCGCCGTGCAGTTCCGTGCGACGGAGGACATGCGTCAGTCCGTATCGCAGCAGCGTGTGGAGGAACTTGCCACGCGTCTTCTGGAGACGGAGAAGGAGCGTGACCGTCTGCAGGAAGAACTGAAGGATACGAAAGACGCAGCGTCAGAGGGGCCAAGCAACGACTACCAGCGCATGAAGGGCGGCTTCACGGCGCTCGCGGGACCGGGCGTCATCGTCACGCTCGACGACAGCAAGGCGACGTCGAAGGCGGGCGAGAATCCGAACCTCTACCTCATTCATGACGACGATCTCCTGCGCGTCATCAACGAACTGCGTGCCGCAGGGGCAGAGGCCGTGTCCATCAATGGGCAGAGGCTCACGGGCACGTCGGAGATCCGCTGCGCGGGGCCGACGCTCTCCGTCAACAATGTGCGTTCGGCACCGCCCTACAAGATTCATGCCATCGGCGACCCCGACAGTTTGGAGAAGTCGATCAAGATGCGTGGCGGCGTCGAGGACACTCTGAAGGTCTGGGGCATACAGATCGACGTCAAGAAGGAAGAGCATGTCGAGGTGCCCGCCTACAAGGGCGCGGCGTCGTTCAAGTACGCGAAAGCCATCGAAACGCTTTCGGATGAAAAGGAGGGAGCAAGATGA
- a CDS encoding cell division protein FtsQ/DivIB has protein sequence MAEERQENLGFTEPGALPGETHIVRRRSPRRVLKGFLFLVVSGALLAVAVYSPLFSVRDVRIIGNHYMPADDIRRVAGVYPGVPLFQVKTAEMAQLLMKDLRVEQASVRRSLPSTLEIQIVERRPVATVDCDFGYVDLDREGTVIDAYKTLKKMAIPMVTGIKLKDIYIGDKTTDENLKAALVYLNALKPETNAQISEVSLKKPDDVMAYTTGGVQIRLGALDRLEEKAHLTDSFIVDQEVKQRPVEYVDFKYTAPFIKLKQ, from the coding sequence ATGGCAGAGGAAAGGCAGGAGAATCTCGGCTTTACCGAGCCCGGCGCATTGCCGGGCGAGACGCATATCGTGCGCCGCCGCAGCCCGCGCCGCGTCCTCAAGGGATTCCTGTTCCTCGTCGTCTCGGGCGCTCTCCTCGCCGTCGCCGTCTACTCGCCGCTCTTTTCCGTGCGCGATGTGCGCATCATCGGCAACCACTACATGCCAGCCGATGACATCCGCCGCGTCGCTGGCGTCTATCCGGGCGTGCCGCTCTTCCAGGTGAAGACGGCAGAGATGGCGCAGCTCCTGATGAAGGATCTGCGCGTCGAGCAGGCGAGCGTGCGGCGCTCCTTGCCCTCGACGCTTGAGATTCAGATCGTCGAGCGCCGCCCCGTCGCCACCGTCGACTGCGATTTCGGCTACGTCGATCTCGACCGCGAAGGCACGGTCATCGACGCCTACAAGACGCTGAAGAAGATGGCGATTCCCATGGTCACGGGCATCAAGCTCAAGGACATCTACATCGGCGACAAAACGACGGATGAAAATCTCAAGGCGGCGCTCGTCTATCTCAATGCCCTGAAGCCTGAGACGAATGCGCAGATCTCCGAGGTGTCGCTGAAGAAGCCGGACGACGTCATGGCGTACACGACGGGCGGCGTGCAGATCCGCCTCGGTGCGCTCGACCGCTTGGAAGAAAAGGCGCATCTGACGGACAGTTTCATCGTCGATCAGGAGGTCAAGCAGCGTCCCGTCGAGTACGTCGATTTCAAGTACACGGCGCCGTTCATCAAGCTCAAGCAGTGA
- a CDS encoding SpoIVB peptidase S55 domain-containing protein, with protein sequence MIYLRNFKKKMLALGLSLSLSTGVAAAASLPPTLPLSEVYPGMEGTAYTVVDESGEIVPFHVDVVGTYEEGSSTNRIMAKASGPVVERTGGTLQGMSGSPVYVDGALVGALSAGIKGMSLYTFFITPIDEMLPIWDMPDYKAVHLKKEKKEKAADADEPMGEGMGEGIGEGAGEGGEGGTEQTAGKRAKLEKEELPELAEGTAEKPDKKPAGKQGKDSEKRKKAEKEKAAAAEEKKTKAEKKPAAEKGESAKAEKKPAGEKKKPAEAEKRPAAERERSEEARKRPAKAKGDPAETEKQPAEAMKEPVKETKEPAGASKKPVEEKPAEKKPVAEEGVKPAAKQHETQAKSALYLAGFGRSGSAYMEEKLSALGFKAGEMPAFGTPTPGAHVVYDAALAPGSAVGVAVSYGDFSVGATGTVTAVDGKRVLAFGHPFLHKGNVNYFMTDARVVGTISGPTDGMKIASIGNIIGRINQDREAGVAGIIGAFPESVPMRVRVKDTSLGYDRKFAAQIAYDEDFLPVLVPGIAYAAMGKTSDTLGEATANLKFTIRTTAGEDGKIERSNMYYTASDVGQASVGELAQVMTLLCQNAEEEADVTSVDVDIEMESTRKTASLISAVPEKPSAKPGETVNFRTTIKPFRREKEELLIPYHVPESQAPGVLSLDVRGGSFIPVTAALLQNALGIDTSAEEDKTQTTADKLKQFLQLGRNNEIIVAPAIAPKLPLSAEEKKEAKKRLKKQEGAPRKKQEKRIDLLGQKAKKQGNPFEARFETGYVIDNVIHASLLIEEEDKR encoded by the coding sequence GTGATATATTTGCGTAATTTCAAAAAGAAGATGCTCGCGCTCGGTCTGTCCCTGTCTCTTTCCACGGGAGTGGCGGCAGCGGCTTCCCTGCCGCCGACGCTGCCGCTTTCGGAGGTATACCCGGGCATGGAGGGGACGGCGTACACCGTGGTCGATGAGTCGGGCGAGATCGTGCCATTCCATGTTGATGTCGTCGGCACGTACGAGGAAGGATCGTCGACGAACCGCATCATGGCGAAGGCATCAGGCCCTGTCGTTGAACGCACAGGCGGCACGCTGCAGGGCATGAGCGGCAGCCCAGTCTATGTGGATGGGGCGCTTGTCGGGGCGCTTTCGGCAGGCATCAAGGGCATGAGCCTCTATACGTTTTTCATCACGCCGATCGATGAGATGCTGCCCATCTGGGATATGCCCGATTACAAGGCGGTTCATCTAAAGAAGGAAAAGAAGGAAAAGGCAGCGGACGCCGATGAGCCGATGGGCGAAGGCATGGGCGAGGGCATCGGTGAAGGCGCCGGCGAAGGCGGCGAAGGTGGGACGGAGCAGACGGCAGGAAAGCGTGCCAAGCTCGAAAAGGAAGAACTGCCTGAGCTAGCCGAGGGGACGGCGGAAAAGCCCGACAAGAAGCCAGCAGGAAAGCAGGGGAAAGATTCCGAAAAGAGAAAGAAAGCAGAGAAGGAAAAAGCTGCAGCTGCTGAAGAAAAGAAGACAAAGGCAGAGAAGAAACCTGCGGCTGAGAAGGGAGAATCTGCAAAGGCAGAAAAGAAGCCTGCGGGAGAAAAGAAAAAGCCTGCAGAAGCGGAGAAGAGGCCTGCAGCGGAAAGAGAAAGATCCGAAGAAGCGAGGAAGAGGCCTGCCAAGGCGAAGGGAGATCCTGCTGAGACAGAGAAGCAACCCGCCGAGGCGATGAAAGAGCCAGTGAAGGAGACGAAAGAACCGGCAGGAGCATCAAAGAAACCGGTGGAAGAGAAACCTGCGGAGAAGAAGCCCGTCGCTGAAGAAGGCGTGAAGCCCGCAGCGAAACAGCACGAGACGCAGGCGAAGTCGGCGCTCTATCTCGCAGGCTTCGGCAGAAGCGGCTCCGCCTATATGGAGGAGAAGCTTTCCGCCCTCGGGTTCAAGGCGGGCGAGATGCCGGCCTTCGGCACGCCGACGCCAGGTGCGCATGTCGTCTATGATGCGGCTCTCGCGCCCGGGAGCGCCGTCGGCGTCGCCGTTTCCTACGGCGATTTTTCCGTCGGCGCGACGGGGACGGTGACGGCAGTCGACGGAAAGCGCGTGCTCGCCTTTGGTCATCCGTTCCTGCACAAGGGAAATGTCAATTACTTCATGACGGATGCCAGAGTCGTCGGCACGATCAGCGGTCCGACGGACGGCATGAAGATTGCGAGCATCGGCAACATCATCGGGCGCATCAATCAGGACCGAGAGGCGGGTGTCGCCGGCATCATCGGCGCATTTCCCGAGAGCGTGCCGATGCGCGTGCGCGTGAAGGACACGTCGCTCGGCTACGACAGGAAGTTTGCGGCGCAGATCGCCTATGACGAGGATTTTCTGCCGGTTCTCGTGCCTGGCATCGCTTACGCGGCGATGGGCAAGACGTCGGACACGCTCGGCGAGGCGACGGCGAACCTCAAGTTCACGATTCGCACGACGGCGGGCGAAGATGGCAAAATCGAGCGCTCGAACATGTACTATACAGCCTCGGACGTCGGACAGGCTTCCGTGGGCGAGTTGGCGCAGGTCATGACGCTCCTTTGTCAGAATGCGGAAGAGGAGGCCGACGTGACCTCTGTTGACGTCGACATCGAGATGGAAAGTACGCGCAAGACGGCCTCCTTGATTTCCGCTGTGCCCGAAAAGCCCTCGGCAAAACCGGGCGAGACGGTGAACTTCCGCACGACGATCAAGCCCTTCCGCAGGGAGAAGGAAGAGCTGCTGATTCCCTACCATGTGCCGGAGAGCCAAGCGCCGGGCGTCCTGAGCCTCGATGTGCGCGGCGGCAGTTTCATCCCCGTGACGGCGGCTCTTTTGCAGAACGCGCTCGGCATCGATACGAGCGCAGAGGAGGACAAGACGCAGACGACGGCGGACAAGCTCAAGCAGTTCCTGCAGCTCGGCAGGAACAATGAGATCATCGTAGCGCCTGCGATCGCGCCCAAGCTGCCCCTTTCGGCGGAGGAGAAGAAGGAAGCGAAGAAGCGCCTGAAGAAGCAGGAGGGCGCACCGCGTAAGAAGCAGGAGAAGCGCATTGACCTCCTCGGGCAGAAGGCGAAGAAGCAGGGTAATCCCTTTGAGGCGAGGTTTGAGACGGGGTATGTCATAGACAATGTGATCCATGCCTCGTTGCTGATCGAGGAAGAGGACAAGAGATGA